The Eubalaena glacialis isolate mEubGla1 chromosome 16, mEubGla1.1.hap2.+ XY, whole genome shotgun sequence genome segment AGCGCGCAGGCACCGAAGGCAGCCACGAGGAGCGGGCCGGACCTGCGGGGGAGCGGCTTAGCGGGGCGTCATGGCCACCGCaggccctccccgcccctcccgtGGTCGCCCTGGGACCCACTCTGGCAAGTTCAGTCTAACGTGCCGCTGGGCCTATCAGAAACGCCCGTACGCCTGGAGAAAGGTTAGGACGCAGCCCGTCCCGGCTGCAAGCCAGACCGGCGCTCGGTCACAGGGTAAGTGCTCGGTGCTATTCTAGGCTCTGGAAGACACTGGAGCCTGGGGACGAGCTGCTTGCTACGTTCCTGGACCCATCACAGCCCCGCCTGCGCGCACACGCCCCGCAGGCCCCCCAGGTCGCCAGGATGGGCACAGCGAGGAGAGGCCGAGGGCCCCGAGGGGCGGGCTCCCCGGGCTCACCCTCCGCCGGCGAGGGCAGACCCCACCGCTCAGGGCGCTGCGCCCCGTGCACAGTCATCTCCCGGCACACGCTCCGCCCCCGCCTGCGTGTCCCCCCAGGCACCGGTCCCGCAGAGGATGCACCGCAGACCCCCGAGCAGCACCCCCGACACCAGCAGGGACACCGGAGCTCCCGGGCGAGCATCCTGGGACCAACCCCTGCCCTGGGGGCTCTTCTTCCACGAGACACCGGCATCTCAGCGGAATGTTCCAAGCAGCCACCTATTAAACGTGCAACTGCTGAAACAGCACGGGAGGAACAAAGACGTGACTCACCCGTTGGTCTTCTCGGGGCCGGCCAGGAGGGCCCAGTGCGCCAGGATGCCCAGGGAGCCCGACAGGAGGTCCCCCTGCCCGCCACACCTGCGGCCGCTGCCCTCCTGGCTGCACGTGAGCACTGCGGGGCGAGGGGGCCGTGTTAGAGGGGCCGTGCTCCGTCACCTTGCTCCTCCCCGCCCGTCCTGACACGGCAGGCGGAGGCCCAGCTCCCCCGACCAGCACTGAGGGGTCTGCAGGGAGAGTGGGGACGGCGCCCCCGGCCCAGGGCACCCGCTTCACACGCCAGGAGACGCCCACGGCGCCAGCAGCGGCCCTGCCGGGACTTCGTCTGTGCTGTGCCGAGAAGTTTCCATCTCGAGGGAAAACGTCTTAACCAGCTGCTACGCTCTCTCTGTGTTAGAGTCTAGAGCACCTTCCAGCGTCTGACCCACGGCTTCAGGGCCCCGCAGAGAAGGCTCTCTGCGTCTCCTGTCCAGCGCGTGACAGCGAGCGTGTGTGTGTGACGGCGTGTGTGAGCGCGCACACTCCTGGGCACCGGTTCCGTGTGTCCAGCTCCCTCGTCAACGCCTGGCGTGCTCTTGCCTCCGGGGCAGACCTCAGTGACAGGAGGGCTCGCCTGCAGGGAGCAGAGACGCCACGCAGCGAGCCCCGGTGCGGCCACGCTCAGGCCCGGGGGCTCCCGCCCCACCGGCGGCTCCTCGGGGGTCTCCGTTTTCCGGGCGTTTTTATAAAACAACAGGAAGCAGTGACAGACTCAAGCAAGTGCATCTGTGCCTCAGGCGAGGCGGCAACGGGCCTGCAGGTCGCCCGCTGCCCAGGGCCTCCGCTCGGGGCTCGCCCTGCACAGCACGGACAGAACTGCACCCTGTGCTGGTGTCGACCAGGACCAGCACTCGTCGCTGCCACTTCCCTTCGCGAAACAGCGAGAAACGAGACAAAAATGGCCTTGCCAGAAGTTGTGCTTGACACGCTCACCAGGGAGTCCCTCTCTGGGGGGtacgtgtgcacgtgtgtgaccGTGTGTGAACAGGAGGTCCCCCTGGGGCTGGTGCCCAGCGTGGCCGGCCGACACGCGGCGTGAAGCCCTCGGCCACTCACCCTGCTTGCCATCAGAGATCACGTCCTGCTCCCCCTTCTGGACCACGGTGACGTTGCCCAGGGCCCGGCTGAGACTCAGCACAGCTCTGCAGCGGTCCCTGCCATCCAGGGCGTCTCCCAGCTACGATGGAGGACAACACAGACACAGCTGTCATCAGACACGGGAAGAGCCCATCCTCCCTGATCCCGACTCATCCAGGGGAGGGCCCGCTGGGCACCTGCCGACGGCCGAGCTCGGGCCCCACGTGCAGAGACGTTTCCATCCACCAGTGGGAAGGAGACCCAGAGTCCAGAGTCAGGACCACTGGCCCATGGTTGGGATTGTAAAGGTTTGCGAGGGATGCAACTTCGAGTGATAATGAGCAAACATTCACGGGCACTAATACGTGAGGACGCTGGGCTTACATATACAGCTGACCCCTGAACAACGCTGGTGTGAACGGCGAGGTCCCACTTACAGTGGATTGTTTCCCATAGTACATACCACAGCCCTACACAATCCGAGGTTggctgaatccacagatgcaggacCAAGGACACTGGGAACCGCGTATCCGGAGGGCCGACTGTGAATCACACTCAGAATTTTGACAGCATGCAGCCTTCAGCGCCCCTAACCCAcgctgttcaagggtcagctgtattattttatttcgTCCTCACAAACCCTATGACGGAGATTCCATCATGCTCCACATTtcacagaggcagaggcagagacagaggcagGGGCAGGGATGGAGTGATCCACCCAGGGTGCACGGTGGCAGGAGGGCGGGCTGACCCCAGAGGCCACCTTTCATCCAATCAAAGACACGCTAACTGGAAGACGCCCCATCATTACACACACCCGGGAATGCACGTGTCCACCCACCTCTGCACGTCTGTCCCCGCAGGTGCACCGCAGGACGAGCCGGGCAGAGCCGCAGGGcgcacccctccccccgcccggGACGTCAGCTGACTCACCACGGCCTCGGCGAGTCTGCTGAACTCCATGTGGTTGGGGGTGAGAACCGCCTTCTGGTAGCCTTGGATGAGGGCCGGCTGCTGAGCGACCAGCCACAGCCCGTCCTGCAGACGAGGACTCACGTCACGGTGAGGCCGCGggggccctggggaggaggggacggGAGAGGAGGCCGCACTCACCGCGTCGATGACGATGGGGATGCCCCTGGCCTTGGACGCTTCTAAAATGCCCTGCGAGGAAGGGAAGCCAGGCTGAGCAACAAGCCCGTCACCTCTCAGAGAAGGTAAAAGAAACCGAGCCGTTCCTGACGGACTTCAACATCAGGCCATCACCCAACAGACaggaaataataaagcaaatgcataaaataatcagaaaagagCGTTTGTAAGGCAGGGCACTGGGAACTCTGAAAACAAGAGCCCACGGGAACCGTCACGCAGTGCTGGGTCCCAGGCCAGCCCACGAAGGACAGCCCTGAGCCGGCACCTCCGGATTCCCTACAGACACTAACCCTCGGGATCGGGAGCTGAGAGCGCTGAAGTCTCGGGAATTCCCCGACTCCTTCGTTTTTATCTATTTCTCATAAGTAACACTTCACGTGTTTTCAAATGAATGACCGTAATAATGAACAGTGAATCACTTCTCTCTGAGAAGGCTATACTAAAAGTTTGAGGTTTTTCGCTTGAAAATTATATGTGTGTCTGATCAACATGACTGCTGATTATTATGAACCAGTATTTCATGACAAGGGCATTTATGGCAACAGCATGCGAAGAGGACTTCTACCCGATAAAACACTGGGTAACAGAAAACGTTAGAACGGTGAACGAGATACATGATAGGCAGGGATAATTTAAAACACTGGGAGATAAGCCCACATCCGTGGAGTAGCAGTGAGGAGTGCAGCCTCACCCAGCACGGCTGCCCTGCCCGACGGCCTCAGTCGCACCTGCCGACACTGGTCCGAGTGCTGGGAGTGTGTCCAAAAGCCCCTTCGGTGGAGGGTCAGGGTACGGGGCCCACGGAAGCCTCTCTCCTTCTTAAACAGTGGAAATGCTCTGTCTGCTTGCCCCGAGTCGGGCGTTACTGTTAGAACCAATTCAGATTTTCTGAGTCTTTGTACTTTCCTACTAGAGCTCTTACAAAGACAGTGGCCCAGTGAATGTTCAGACCCGGGAGACATGAGCCGACACCACGGGGAGCACATAAGTAACACACAATGTGACACTCGGCCTCCTGACGCAGAACGGGGGGCTGGTCTTGTTTCCACGGCTCAGAGGGCCTGTGCACTTGACCCTGTCACGGTCACGGCATCTGGAGGGTCAGCGCCACCAGCACACGCCGTGACGAGGCAGCaagccctgcacacacacacacatccggACAGCAATCTGACCTAAGGGAAGAACGGGCAAAGGAAGGAGCCAGCCACGCACAGGTCAGGAGGGCTAAAGTGGAACAAGGAGCTTTCTACACACGAGGAGGGGGAGTGAGGAGTGACAGCTCCCCAGAGCACATCCCGGCCAAGGGCAGCCCTTGCTGGAGAGCAAACCGCTACAAGCTTCTGGAGAAATCTGGGAGCATCTCTCAAAAACGTTTCAGGTTCGCACTGTGTGGCTGGACCACACTGACCCCACTTTGTCGGCTCCATCTCAGGCCcgcagccctgccccttcccctccctgcgtGAGTGACTGAGCTTTAGCCCACTCGCCAGGAATGCGCCCAAGCCGGACAAGTTCCCAATCGACTTGACCatctttgtctgatatgaaaactgGAGGAGTGCCTCTGCAGAGACcccccggggtggggggagaaataaAGCCCAGTTCCCATCAGTGCAGACATGCGTCTCACTTGGGGGTCAGATTCTTTTTTCAGAAATCCCCTTGGACCCTTTCCGTGCAGCTAGGGACACCTGGGTCGGTCATCTTCCACCCGATCCTGCCTGTATGTCAGTCCCCACGTAAACTCCAGAACTGCACTTCACTCAGTTGCCTGCTTCGTTTTTCGGTCTTAAAGTTCCTTCTCAGTTCAGAGGATGTTATTCAGTATCTCCACCTTCCACAGATACTCTTTGATTCAGCAATGGAACTTCTAtaaatttatcctaaagaaaacacccaaaagaaacaaacagatatACAGAAATGTTCAAGGCATcactaatagaaaaaaatgctgtAAACAGCCGAAATGAACTCGTTAAATACATTACAGCGTATTATGATgaggccattaaaaataatgaacatcTGCATATTCTGCCAGGAAAAGTCTCCAAGACACATCCATCAAGGAAAACAAGACACATCCATCAAGGAAAACAACAAGCTGCAAAAGAGCACAGATACTAGGCAGGTCAGTCAAGATCCTACATCCACAAGCTCTGGTTCAAAACCAGCTTATGAACTGGGAGACTCCATACTGTTAAGACAGCAGTGATCCCCAAACTGACCTAGAGAGTCAAGGTGACCCCTACCCAAATCCCAGCTGTCCATTCTGCaactgacaagctgatcctaaaacgCATGGAAACTCACGGgacccagaacagccaaaacaatgctggaaagaagaaagctggaggaccCACACTTTGCGATTCCAGAACTTACTGCACAGATacaataatcaagatagtgtggttaCTGGCACGAGGACAGCTGTACAATCGATGGGACAGAAAGGAGAGCCCAGAAATCAACCCTCACATTGATGTCAACTGACTTTCAACAAGGATGCCCGGAGAATTCACTGGCCCGAAgaagtgctgggacaactggatataaaACTGGACTGGACCCcttccttaacaccatacacaaaagttaactcaaaaggGACCACAGAGCTAAAAGAATAAAGCTCTTAAGagaaaacacaggagtaaatcttGGGTCAGGCAAAACCCTTAGATAAGACACCAAACGGAGTTGTCGTGTGCTTCAGCTTCTCCACTCCAGGTATATACCCCATAGAgataaaaacaaatccacaaaaaACCTTGTAAGTGAGGGCTCACAGCAGCACTATCTGTAATAGCCAGGAAgtgtaaacaacccaaatgtccatcagttgatgaatggattttaaaaacgcGGTCTCTCCATACAACGGCCTATCACACAGCAACGGAAGGCGTGAAGCGCTGACAACCTGCCACAACAGGGTGAGCCTTGAAATTACAAGATACCACACACTGTATGATGCCGTTCCTACGAAGGTCCAGAATAGGCCAATCCAtcgagacagaaagtagattagtggtcgccaggggctgggaggctgggaggaacAGGGAGCAAGTGCTAACAGGTATGGGgcttctttctggggtgatgaaaatgtcctaaaacggactgtggtgatggctgcaaacACCATAAATATACTagaagccactgaattgtacactttaaatcagtGAGTTGAATGGTAtgtaaaaatctcaacaaaattgttaaaaaaaaaaggcagcaaatTACTTGCTACAGACTACCTTGGGGCTGTAACTCAATTTCTCCAGGATTCAATTTCCTCATGGAAAAACACGAATGAGAACAGAAATCTAACTAACGGGGTTGTTTAATGGATGACACCAGATAATGAATTCACTCAGGAAATATCTATTAAATGCCTGCTCTGCGCAGCACCGAGGGCGAAAGCGCAGTGCAGTGCTTTGTATTAGCTGGGACCCAGGAAGTGCTCCAGACACGCCCGGAACTCCCATGAGCACGACTGCTCTCTCACAGGCAGAGGGCGGACAGTCCACTGGCCATGCATGGAGACGTGAACTCGAGTCTAGGCTGGGAAGGGCGGCGGCCACATGCTCACATCCCAATTTCTAACTTGCACGTTGCAAAGTGGgttgtttttaaagataaacatactaaatgttttattatgaacttaaagtcacagagaaaagaccctgaagcacagagaactctaGCTTTTATAACCGTAAATCCACACACAATCCCTCTTGATACAGACTGTGTTTTTACGTGTCTGTCATCAATCGTTATTTCTTACTGTAGCATTTCAGATACAATATTCCTTGGCTGATCACAGCCCACTTGTCTGTAATATGgttgtaggaaaaaaataaacagttaaggTATTCCAGC includes the following:
- the NAXD gene encoding ATP-dependent (S)-NAD(P)H-hydrate dehydratase isoform X1, with amino-acid sequence MATRAGAGAAVAGAAVVAVLSAALVLYGPPLDAVLNRAFPLHTARSVTDMEAALQLVRNVVPPLAAWKHKGQAGRIGVVGGCPEYTGAPYFAAISALKVGADLSHVFSTQDAAPVIKSYSPELIVHPVLDSPSAVQDVEKWLPRLHALVVGPGLGRDDALLENVKGILEASKARGIPIVIDADGLWLVAQQPALIQGYQKAVLTPNHMEFSRLAEAVLGDALDGRDRCRAVLSLSRALGNVTVVQKGEQDVISDGKQGEWPRASRRVSAGHAGHQPQGDLLFTHGHTRAHVPPREGLPGERVKHNFWQGHFCLVSRCFAKGSGSDECWSWSTPAQGAVLSVLCRASPERRPWAAGDLQARCRLA
- the NAXD gene encoding ATP-dependent (S)-NAD(P)H-hydrate dehydratase isoform X3, which encodes MAVGSGFGAVRGCLGVLNRAFPLHTARSVTDMEAALQLVRNVVPPLAAWKHKGQAGRIGVVGGCPEYTGAPYFAAISALKVGADLSHVFSTQDAAPVIKSYSPELIVHPVLDSPSAVQDVEKWLPRLHALVVGPGLGRDDALLENVKGILEASKARGIPIVIDADGLWLVAQQPALIQGYQKAVLTPNHMEFSRLAEAVLGDALDGRDRCRAVLSLSRALGNVTVVQKGEQDVISDGKQGEWPRASRRVSAGHAGHQPQGDLLFTHGHTRAHVPPREGLPGERVKHNFWQGHFCLVSRCFAKGSGSDECWSWSTPAQGAVLSVLCRASPERRPWAAGDLQARCRLA